Proteins from a single region of Pseudomonadota bacterium:
- a CDS encoding FAD-binding protein: MLKESLVSEFQKIVGNENVLTTPEALKAYSYDGTTSWIHEPDCVVFPKNTKEISEIMKIANAEKIPVTPRGGGTNVSGGSVPIMGGVVLCTTKMNTIVKIDKENLTATVEPGVVLQDLTMRLMKEGLFFPPDPQSFLGATLGGIIAENAGGPACVKYGVTKQYILGLEVVLPDGRITNFGGRTLKNVVGYDLLHIFVSSEGTLGIITKAELKLNPIPPAKKTIMAVYAEIAMAGESVFRVLENGVIPGKIELLDNWVINRIEEMMPMGLPKDADAVLLFECDGIPEAVEKETEKIVEITKKYGAVDVRVAKDMDEANKYWMARKAGFAAVFGKAPTVMAEDVTVPRGKIPEFIKRCRDLAKKYDVEMCILGHAGDGNLHPSILSDIKNKDLYERSLKAMDGIIEGAVEMGGVLSGEHGIGLEKQKFFRRAVDPVAVELMIKIKALIDPNNIMNPGKIWD; encoded by the coding sequence ATGTTAAAAGAATCATTAGTATCGGAGTTTCAAAAAATCGTTGGAAATGAGAACGTCCTTACAACACCGGAAGCGTTGAAGGCATACTCTTACGATGGGACTACGAGCTGGATCCACGAACCTGATTGCGTCGTATTTCCTAAAAACACAAAAGAGATCTCTGAGATCATGAAGATCGCCAATGCTGAAAAGATACCGGTAACCCCGAGAGGTGGGGGTACAAACGTAAGCGGCGGCTCGGTGCCGATCATGGGCGGCGTTGTCCTGTGCACCACTAAGATGAACACAATAGTGAAAATTGATAAGGAAAACCTGACGGCTACTGTTGAACCCGGCGTTGTGCTTCAGGACCTTACTATGAGACTGATGAAAGAGGGTCTGTTCTTCCCTCCTGATCCCCAGAGCTTCCTCGGCGCAACACTTGGCGGGATCATAGCAGAAAATGCCGGCGGGCCGGCCTGTGTAAAGTATGGGGTAACAAAACAGTATATCCTGGGTCTTGAAGTTGTGCTCCCTGATGGCAGGATTACGAACTTCGGCGGCAGGACATTGAAGAATGTAGTCGGTTATGATCTGCTACATATCTTTGTCAGCTCTGAAGGTACACTCGGCATTATCACAAAGGCAGAGCTGAAGCTCAACCCCATACCGCCTGCGAAGAAAACTATTATGGCCGTATATGCTGAAATAGCAATGGCAGGCGAAAGCGTATTCAGAGTACTGGAAAACGGGGTGATCCCGGGCAAGATTGAGCTTCTCGATAACTGGGTAATCAACAGGATAGAGGAGATGATGCCTATGGGACTTCCAAAGGATGCCGATGCAGTACTCCTTTTCGAATGCGACGGTATACCTGAAGCAGTTGAAAAGGAGACTGAAAAGATTGTCGAGATCACGAAAAAATACGGGGCTGTGGATGTCAGGGTTGCAAAAGATATGGATGAGGCAAACAAATACTGGATGGCAAGGAAGGCTGGTTTTGCAGCAGTCTTTGGAAAGGCGCCTACGGTTATGGCAGAAGATGTCACGGTTCCAAGGGGTAAGATTCCCGAGTTTATAAAAAGATGCAGGGATCTGGCAAAGAAATATGACGTTGAGATGTGCATACTGGGTCATGCAGGCGACGGTAACCTCCATCCTTCAATACTTTCGGATATAAAAAACAAGGACCTCTATGAAAGGTCATTAAAGGCTATGGATGGGATTATTGAGGGTGCTGTTGAAATGGGCGGTGTACTTTCAGGGGAACACGGCATAGGACTTGAAAAACAGAAATTCTTCAGGCGGGCTGTGGATCCTGTTGCCGTTGAACTGATGATCAAGATCAAGGCACTTATTGATCCGAACAATATCATGAACCCCGGCAAGATCTGGGATTAA